One Urechidicola croceus genomic window, AATCCAATTATTAAACATTCAAAACGATTATTTGATATTGTATTTTCATTATTGATAATTGTATTTATTTTATCTTGGATAAGTTGTATTTTATTTGTTTTAATAAAGCTTGAAACAAAAGGGCCTTTAATTTTTAAACAATTAAGAGATGGTTTAAATGGTAAACAATTTGAATGCTATAAATTTAGATCAATGGGTGTCAACAAAGATGCCGATAAAAAGCAAGCTACTAAAGAAGATATTAGAATTACTAAAATAGGTCGCTTCATTAGAAAAACAAGTATAGATGAGTTACCTCAGTTTATTAATGTTTTGAAAGGAGATATGAGTGTTGTTGGGCCTAGACCTCATATGACTAGTCAATCAAAGAAGTTTGCTAAAATAGTTGATAAATATTTTATAAGGAACTTGGTAAAACCAGGAGTGACTGGACTTGCTCAAGTAAGAGGTTTGCGAGGCGAAATAGAAACTCTTGCAGATATGGAAAATAGAGTAAGACTAGATATTTTTTATATAAATAATTGGTCATTTATTTTAGATATAAAAATAATAGTACAAACAGTATTTAACGCCATTAAAGGGGAAGAAAAAGCATATTAAATGAATGTATTAATAATTGGTTCAGGAGGACGTGAGCATGCTATTGCTTGGAAATTAAAGCAAAGTAGTAAGTTAACTCAATTATTTATTACTCCAGGTAATGCTGGTACAAGTAAAGTAGGAACAAATTTAAATATTGGTGTTTCTGATTTTGTAAGTATTAAGAAAGCGGTATTAGAAAATAATATAGATTTAGTTTTAGTTGGTCCTGAAGTTCCTTTAGTAGAAGGGATTCATGATTTTTTCTTAGCCGATGATGCTCTAAAAAATGTAAAAGTTATAGGACCTCAAAAATATGCTGCACAATTAGAAGGTAGTAAAGAATTTGCCAAAAAATTTATGATACGCCATAATATCCCTACGGCTGCATATGAAAGTTTCACAAAAGATAATTTAGAAGAAGGTTTTTTATTTTTAGAAAAATTAAACGCACCATACGTTCTTAAAGCAGATGGTTTAGCCGCAGGAAAAGGTGTTGTTATTCTAAATGATTTACTAGAAGCAAAGAATGAATTAAGAGATATGCTTTCTAATGAAAAATTTGGAAATGCAAGCAGTACTGTTGTTATTGAAGAGTTTTTAGATGGTATAGAAATGAGTTGTTTTATACTTACCGATGGAAAAAACTATGTAAATTTACCTAGTGCTAAAGATTACAAAAGAATAGGGGAAGGAGATACAGGTTTAAATACAGGAGGTATGGGAGCCGTTTCACCAGTGCCATTTGCTGATGATGAATACCTTAACAAAATAGAAGAAAGAATTATTAAACCCACTGTGTTAGGATTGCAAAAGGATAATATTCCTTATAAGGGATTTATCTTTTTTGGTTTAATTAGAGTGAATAATGAACCAATGGTTATTGAATATAATTGTAGAATGGGAGATCCCGAAACAGAAGTTGTTATTCCAAGAATTAAGTCTGATTTGTTAGATTTATTAATTGCTACTGCCAATGACTGTTTAGATGGAAAAACTATAGAAATAGACCACCGTTCTGCGGCAACAGTTATGCTAGTTTCTGGAGGATACCCAGAGCAATATCAAAAAGGCAAAGTTATAACAGGATGTGAAAATGTCAGTAATTCAATAGTTTTTCATGCTGGTACCACTACAAATGATATAAATGAGATTGTTACCGATGGAGGTAGAGTTATTGCTGTAACTTCTTTTGGAAATGATTTTAAAGAGGCCTTGTCTTGTTCATATAAAAGCATCAATGAGATTAATTTTGATAAAATGAACTACCGAAAAGATATCGGTTTTGATCTCTAATAAAAACATCCTTGTATCACCACTTAATTGGGGGCTTGGGCATGCTTCTCGTTGTATACCAATTATTAATGAACTGATAAAATCTAAGTTCAATCCAATTATTGCTTCTGATGGTGATGCACTTTCTTTATTACAAAAAGAATTTCCTAAATTAGAATCTATTGAATTACCTTCTTACAATATTAATTATCCTAAAAATGGAAACTTACTCAAATGGAAACTAATTTTAGACTTACCAAGTGTTCTAAAAGTTATTAAAAAAGAGAAAAAGATTGTTGATCAACTGGTCGAATCAAAAAAATTAATAGGGATAATTTCTGATAATAGATTTGGTATTAGAAGTTCTAAAGTTCCGTCGGTTTTTATTACTCACCAATTGAATGTTTTATCTGGAAGTACAACCTTTTTAACAAGTAAGTTACATCAAAAATATATTAATAAATTTGATGAATGTTGGATTCCAGATATTGATTCTGATAAAAATTACGCAGGAGTTTTATCTCGTTCAAAAAAAATTAAAAACCCTAAGTTTATAGGTCTTTTAAGTAGATTTAGGAAAGAGGAATTAGTTTTAAAATATGATTTATTAGTTTTATTATCGGGTGTAGAACCTCTAAGAAGTCAATTGGAAAAAAGAATAATTTCGGAATTAAAAAATTATTCTGGAAAAGTGCTATTTATAAAAGGAAAAATAGAAAATAAGCAAACTAAAGAAATTATAAAGAACATAACATTTTATAATTACTTATTAACTGATGAATTACAAAAAGCAATAAATCAGAGTGAATTAATAATTGCACGTTCAGGTTATTCAACAATAATGGATTTAGCAGTATTAGGTAAAAAGGTTTATTTTATTCCAACGACTGGCCAATATGAGCAGGAATATTTGGCAAAACACTTGAAGAGGTTGTCAATAGCTCCGTTTGCAAAAACAAAAAATTTCACAATTAAAACAATACTTGAAGTTGAAAATTACAATGGGTTTACAAGTTATAAAAAAAATGATTTTTCTGATTTGTTAAACCTTTTTCAAAGTAAATGAAAATTCTGAACCAATACCATAATTACTTTTTACAAATATAGATTCATCATGTGCTTCAATTATATGCTTAACAATTGAAAGTCCAAGACCTGAACCTCCTTGTTCTCTTGATCTACTTTGGTCAACCCTATAAAAGCGTTCAAATAATCGCCCTAAATGTTCTTTCTTAATACCTTCACCCTCATCAGTTATTTTAATAAGAATTTTTTGAATACCATGAGGCTCTATACTAACCGTAGTTATTCCATTTTTCTTTCCATATTTTATGGAATTCATTACAAGGTTTATGAGTACTTGTTCAATTCTTTCTTCATCTGCCTTTACAAATATTGGAATATCATATTTTTTATTAAAACAAAGTGTATTTCCGCTTTTTTTAGCCCTTATTTCTAATAAATCAAATACATCTTGAATTAATTCGACGATATTAAATTGTTGAATATTTATTGCAACCTCATTAGATTCTAACTTTGATATTAGGTCTAAATCTTTTACTATTGATACAAGTCGTTCAACACCTTTATTCGCTCTATTTAAATACTTTTCTCTTATTTGTTTATTATCACTCGCACCATCAATAAGTGTTAGAAGATAACCTTGAACGGTGAATAATGGAGTTTTTAATTCATGAGATACATTTCCAAGAAATTCCCTTCTATATGTCTCTCTAGCATTTAAAGAAGTGATTTCAATTTGTTTTTTTTCAGCAAATTTTTTCACTTCTTTAGAAAGTGTTTCCATATTGGTAGTTATAGTAGCCTTTTTTAAATCATCAGCATTTAATAATGAAACTTCATCATAAATTTGTTTAACTCTACGATAAATAAATCGTTCAACTCGAATTTGAATTACAATAATTGAAAATACAAAAATGATTAACGGAAAAGACAAAAGGAATAAAACTTCCAATTTTTGATTGAATATTTTACTTAATGAAAATAGTAAAACACTAGAAAAAAGAGATATTATTAAGGAACACCAAAAAGCAAAAGAATATGTTTTTTTAAATTTCATCAAAGTGTTTTAAATTTCATCGGTAACAAACTTGTAACCAACACCTTTGACAGTTTGAAAATAATTATCACCAATTTTTTCACGAAGTTTGCGAATATGAACATCAATAGTTCTTCCTCCAACAACCACTTCGCTACCCCAAACTCTATCAAGAATTACATCTCTCTTAAATACTTTTCCTGGTTTAGAGGCTAATAATGCAAAAAGTTCAAACTCTTTTCGTGGAAGAAAAATATCTTCTCCATTTTTTGATATTAAATATTCATCTCTATTAATTGTGATAGAACCTGCAGACATAAGGTTATCATCCTTGTCAGTTTTTAAGCGTCTTAACAATGATTTTACCTTACTTATTAAAACTTTCGGTTTAACAGGTTTAGTAATATAATCATCAGCACCAGCATCAAAACCAGCAACCTGTGAATAATCTTCACCTCTTGCCGTAAAAAAAGTTATAATTACATCTTCAAGTCCTTGTGTGGCTCTAATTTTTTCACAAGCTTCAATCCCATCCATTTCAGGCATCATAATATCCAACAAAATCAAATGCGGGCGAATCTTTTTTGCAATTTCAATCGCTTCAATACCATTTTCAGCTGTTGATATTGAATATCCTTCATTTCCTAAATTATAACCAACAATTTCAAGGATATCTGGTTCGTCATCAACCAATAGAATCTTAATGTCTTTTTTCTTCATTTTTTTAAATAAATCTTTTTCAAAGATAGATATTAAAATTTATAATAAAAGAATACTTAACAATCATTTAATCTATAAGGAAAAAGCATAATATTTTGATAATCTATACAATAATCACATTATCTTAACGTTAATTTTAGTTTTTTTTTCAAATAAATAAAGATAAAAATGTATTTTTGAGAACTTTAATTTAAATATATTTCGAATGAAAAAAAAT contains:
- the purD gene encoding phosphoribosylamine--glycine ligase; the encoded protein is MNVLIIGSGGREHAIAWKLKQSSKLTQLFITPGNAGTSKVGTNLNIGVSDFVSIKKAVLENNIDLVLVGPEVPLVEGIHDFFLADDALKNVKVIGPQKYAAQLEGSKEFAKKFMIRHNIPTAAYESFTKDNLEEGFLFLEKLNAPYVLKADGLAAGKGVVILNDLLEAKNELRDMLSNEKFGNASSTVVIEEFLDGIEMSCFILTDGKNYVNLPSAKDYKRIGEGDTGLNTGGMGAVSPVPFADDEYLNKIEERIIKPTVLGLQKDNIPYKGFIFFGLIRVNNEPMVIEYNCRMGDPETEVVIPRIKSDLLDLLIATANDCLDGKTIEIDHRSAATVMLVSGGYPEQYQKGKVITGCENVSNSIVFHAGTTTNDINEIVTDGGRVIAVTSFGNDFKEALSCSYKSINEINFDKMNYRKDIGFDL
- a CDS encoding glycosyltransferase, which produces MISNKNILVSPLNWGLGHASRCIPIINELIKSKFNPIIASDGDALSLLQKEFPKLESIELPSYNINYPKNGNLLKWKLILDLPSVLKVIKKEKKIVDQLVESKKLIGIISDNRFGIRSSKVPSVFITHQLNVLSGSTTFLTSKLHQKYINKFDECWIPDIDSDKNYAGVLSRSKKIKNPKFIGLLSRFRKEELVLKYDLLVLLSGVEPLRSQLEKRIISELKNYSGKVLFIKGKIENKQTKEIIKNITFYNYLLTDELQKAINQSELIIARSGYSTIMDLAVLGKKVYFIPTTGQYEQEYLAKHLKRLSIAPFAKTKNFTIKTILEVENYNGFTSYKKNDFSDLLNLFQSK
- a CDS encoding sensor histidine kinase, translating into MKFKKTYSFAFWCSLIISLFSSVLLFSLSKIFNQKLEVLFLLSFPLIIFVFSIIVIQIRVERFIYRRVKQIYDEVSLLNADDLKKATITTNMETLSKEVKKFAEKKQIEITSLNARETYRREFLGNVSHELKTPLFTVQGYLLTLIDGASDNKQIREKYLNRANKGVERLVSIVKDLDLISKLESNEVAINIQQFNIVELIQDVFDLLEIRAKKSGNTLCFNKKYDIPIFVKADEERIEQVLINLVMNSIKYGKKNGITTVSIEPHGIQKILIKITDEGEGIKKEHLGRLFERFYRVDQSRSREQGGSGLGLSIVKHIIEAHDESIFVKSNYGIGSEFSFTLKKV
- a CDS encoding response regulator transcription factor: MKKKDIKILLVDDEPDILEIVGYNLGNEGYSISTAENGIEAIEIAKKIRPHLILLDIMMPEMDGIEACEKIRATQGLEDVIITFFTARGEDYSQVAGFDAGADDYITKPVKPKVLISKVKSLLRRLKTDKDDNLMSAGSITINRDEYLISKNGEDIFLPRKEFELFALLASKPGKVFKRDVILDRVWGSEVVVGGRTIDVHIRKLREKIGDNYFQTVKGVGYKFVTDEI